One Pseudomonas sp. MH9.2 DNA segment encodes these proteins:
- the hisD gene encoding histidinol dehydrogenase, translated as MTASTAIRRLDAADSDFARHLDHLLSWESVSDDSVNERVLDIIKAVRERGDAALVEFTQRFDGLEVATMAELILPRERLELALTRITAAQREALEKAADRVRIYHEKQKQDSWTYTEADGTVLGQKVTPLDRAGLYVPGGKASYPSSVLMNAIPAKVAGVAEVVMVVPTPRGEINELVLAAACIAGVDRVFTIGGAQAVAALAYGTESVPKVDKVVGPGNIYVATAKRHVFGQVGIDMIAGPSEILVVCDGLTDPDWIAMDLFSQAEHDEDAQAILVSPDAEFLDKVAASIARLMPTMERAEIIKTSITSRGALIKVADMQQAIEVANRIAPEHLELSVADPEAWLPQIRHAGAIFMGRHTSEALGDYCAGPNHVLPTSGTARFSSPLGVYDFQKRSSIIYCSEQGASELGKTASVLARGESLTAHARSAEYRIVDSKEQEKKA; from the coding sequence ATGACCGCTTCCACTGCAATACGCCGACTTGATGCTGCTGACTCAGACTTTGCACGCCATCTGGATCATCTGCTGAGCTGGGAAAGTGTGTCTGACGACTCAGTTAATGAGCGTGTACTCGACATCATCAAGGCTGTGCGTGAGCGTGGTGACGCGGCGCTGGTGGAATTCACTCAGCGTTTCGACGGGCTTGAAGTGGCCACCATGGCAGAGCTGATTCTGCCCCGCGAGCGCCTGGAGCTGGCCCTGACCCGCATCACTGCTGCGCAACGCGAAGCGCTGGAAAAAGCCGCCGACCGCGTGCGCATCTACCACGAAAAGCAAAAACAGGACTCCTGGACCTACACCGAAGCCGACGGCACGGTGCTGGGCCAGAAGGTCACGCCTTTGGACCGTGCAGGTCTGTATGTGCCCGGTGGCAAGGCGTCTTATCCGTCATCGGTATTGATGAATGCGATTCCGGCCAAAGTGGCTGGCGTGGCCGAAGTGGTCATGGTCGTACCGACGCCTCGTGGCGAAATCAATGAGCTGGTCCTCGCGGCGGCCTGCATTGCGGGTGTTGATCGCGTGTTCACCATCGGCGGCGCTCAGGCAGTGGCCGCGCTGGCCTATGGCACCGAAAGCGTACCCAAGGTCGATAAAGTCGTCGGCCCTGGCAACATCTATGTTGCCACCGCCAAGCGTCACGTCTTCGGCCAGGTCGGCATCGACATGATCGCCGGTCCTTCAGAAATTCTGGTGGTGTGCGATGGCCTGACAGATCCGGACTGGATCGCCATGGACCTGTTCTCCCAAGCCGAGCACGACGAAGACGCTCAGGCGATTCTGGTCAGCCCGGATGCCGAGTTCCTCGACAAAGTGGCGGCGAGTATCGCCAGGTTAATGCCGACCATGGAGCGCGCCGAGATCATCAAGACCTCGATCACCAGCCGTGGCGCCCTGATCAAAGTGGCCGACATGCAGCAGGCCATTGAAGTGGCCAACCGTATTGCCCCGGAACACCTTGAGTTGTCGGTGGCCGATCCTGAAGCCTGGTTGCCGCAGATTCGCCATGCGGGTGCGATCTTCATGGGGCGTCACACCAGCGAAGCGCTGGGCGATTACTGCGCCGGTCCGAACCACGTATTGCCGACCTCCGGCACCGCGCGTTTCTCGTCACCGCTGGGGGTGTATGACTTCCAGAAACGTTCGTCGATCATTTATTGCTCGGAACAAGGTGCTTCCGAGTTGGGCAAAACGGCCTCGGTGTTGGCGCGCGGTGAGTCCCTGACCGCCCATGCCCGTAGCGCCGAATACCGGATCGTCGACAGCAAAGAACAGGAAAAAAAAGCATGA
- the hisG gene encoding ATP phosphoribosyltransferase: MLTIALSKGRILDDTLPLLAEAGIVPTENPDKSRKLIIPTTQADVRLLIVRATDVPTYVEHGAADLGVAGKDVLMEYGGQGLYEPLDLQIAQCRLMTAGAIGAIEPKGRLRVATKFVNVAKRYYAEQGRQVDIIKLYGSMELAPLIGLADKIIDVVDTGNTLRANGLEPQELIATISSRLVVNKASMKMQHARIQALIDTLRKAVESRHRG, encoded by the coding sequence ATGTTAACCATCGCACTGTCCAAGGGCCGCATTCTTGACGACACCCTGCCGCTTCTCGCTGAAGCAGGCATTGTGCCGACCGAGAATCCGGACAAAAGCCGCAAGCTGATTATCCCCACGACTCAGGCAGATGTACGCCTGCTGATCGTGCGCGCCACCGATGTGCCAACGTATGTCGAACATGGCGCCGCCGACCTGGGCGTTGCCGGTAAAGATGTGCTGATGGAATACGGCGGCCAGGGCCTCTACGAGCCACTGGACCTGCAAATTGCCCAGTGCCGTCTGATGACTGCCGGTGCCATTGGCGCGATTGAGCCAAAAGGCCGTCTGCGTGTGGCGACCAAGTTCGTCAACGTTGCCAAGCGTTACTACGCCGAGCAAGGCCGTCAGGTCGATATCATCAAGCTCTATGGCTCGATGGAACTCGCTCCCCTGATCGGTTTGGCCGACAAAATCATCGACGTTGTCGACACCGGCAACACGCTGCGTGCCAACGGCCTCGAACCCCAGGAGCTGATTGCAACTATCAGTTCGCGTCTGGTGGTGAACAAGGCTTCGATGAAGATGCAACATGCGCGCATTCAGGCGCTGATCGATACGCTGCGTAAAGCAGTTGAGTCGCGACACCGCGGCTGA
- the murA gene encoding UDP-N-acetylglucosamine 1-carboxyvinyltransferase translates to MDKLIITGGVRLDGEIRISGAKNSALPILAATLLADGPVTVCNLPHLHDITTMIELFGRMGIEPVIDEKLSVEIDARTIKTLIAPYELVKTMRASILVLGPMVARFGEAEVALPGGCAIGSRPVDLHIRGLEAMGATIDVEGGYIKAKAPEGGLRGANFFFDTVSVTGTENIMMAASLANGRSVLQNAAREPEVVDLANCLIAMGANITGAGTDTITIDGVKRLHGATYKVMPDRIETGTYLVAAAATGGRVKLKDTDPTILEAVLLKLQEAGAEVTTGADWIELNMHGKRPKAVNLRTAPYPAFPTDMQAQFVALNAIAEGTGAVIETVFENRFMHVYEMQRMGAQILVEGNTAVVTGVDLLKGAPVMATDLRASASLVIAALVAQGDTLIDRIYHIDRGYECIEEKLQMLGAKIRRVPG, encoded by the coding sequence ATGGATAAACTGATTATTACTGGCGGCGTTCGTCTTGATGGCGAAATCCGCATTTCCGGGGCAAAGAACTCTGCCCTGCCGATTCTTGCTGCAACGTTGCTGGCCGATGGGCCGGTGACAGTGTGCAACCTGCCGCACCTGCACGACATCACCACCATGATCGAGCTGTTCGGGCGCATGGGCATTGAGCCTGTGATCGACGAAAAGCTTAGCGTTGAAATCGACGCGCGCACCATCAAGACCCTGATCGCCCCGTACGAATTGGTGAAAACCATGCGTGCTTCGATTCTGGTGCTGGGTCCGATGGTTGCTCGTTTCGGCGAAGCAGAAGTGGCGTTGCCTGGTGGTTGCGCCATCGGCTCGCGTCCGGTCGATTTGCACATCCGTGGCCTTGAAGCCATGGGCGCGACCATCGACGTCGAAGGCGGCTACATCAAAGCGAAGGCGCCAGAAGGCGGCCTGCGTGGAGCGAACTTCTTCTTTGATACCGTCAGCGTGACCGGTACCGAAAACATCATGATGGCAGCCAGTCTGGCCAACGGCCGTAGCGTGTTGCAGAACGCTGCCCGTGAACCGGAAGTGGTCGACCTGGCCAACTGCCTGATCGCCATGGGTGCGAACATCACCGGCGCGGGCACTGACACCATCACCATCGATGGCGTTAAGCGCTTGCACGGTGCCACCTATAAAGTGATGCCTGACCGCATCGAGACCGGCACTTACCTGGTAGCGGCGGCGGCCACTGGCGGTCGCGTCAAGCTCAAGGACACCGATCCAACCATTCTGGAAGCTGTGTTGCTCAAGCTCCAGGAAGCGGGCGCTGAAGTCACTACTGGCGCTGACTGGATCGAACTGAACATGCACGGCAAGCGGCCTAAAGCCGTGAACCTGCGCACCGCACCCTACCCGGCGTTCCCGACCGATATGCAGGCGCAGTTCGTTGCGCTGAACGCTATCGCCGAAGGCACCGGTGCCGTGATTGAAACGGTCTTCGAAAACCGTTTCATGCACGTCTATGAGATGCAACGCATGGGCGCACAGATCCTGGTTGAAGGTAATACCGCGGTCGTGACCGGTGTTGATCTACTCAAAGGCGCGCCCGTCATGGCGACCGACCTGCGTGCTTCGGCCAGCTTGGTGATCGCAGCATTGGTTGCTCAGGGCGACACGTTGATCGATCGCATTTACCACATTGACCGTGGTTATGAATGCATCGAAGAAAAACTGCAGATGCTCGGCGCCAAGATCCGTCGCGTTCCGGGCTAG
- a CDS encoding BolA family protein: MQAVEVKSFLEGKLPEIQVEVEGEGCNFQLNVISDEMATLSPVKRQQQIYAHLNPWIADGSIHAITMKFFSRAAWAERT, encoded by the coding sequence ATGCAGGCCGTAGAAGTTAAAAGCTTCCTTGAAGGAAAGCTGCCGGAAATCCAGGTAGAAGTTGAAGGTGAAGGCTGCAATTTTCAGCTGAATGTGATCAGTGACGAGATGGCGACCCTTAGCCCAGTCAAGCGTCAGCAGCAGATCTATGCCCATTTGAACCCTTGGATCGCCGATGGCAGCATCCATGCGATCACTATGAAATTTTTCAGCCGCGCTGCATGGGCCGAGCGCACCTGA
- a CDS encoding STAS domain-containing protein, giving the protein MSESGVRLGAAGELYLSGVLDFRTGPALRKQGQALIKACTAPALILDCSAVEKSSSVGLALLLAFMRDADAAGKAVSVQSLPEDMRQIAQVSGLIELLEPNQPS; this is encoded by the coding sequence ATGAGTGAATCAGGTGTTCGTCTTGGCGCTGCAGGTGAGTTGTACCTGAGTGGCGTGCTCGACTTCCGCACCGGGCCGGCCTTGCGCAAGCAAGGTCAGGCCCTGATCAAGGCCTGCACCGCGCCGGCGTTGATTCTGGACTGTTCCGCAGTGGAGAAATCCAGCAGTGTCGGCCTGGCTTTGCTGCTCGCGTTCATGCGCGATGCCGACGCTGCCGGAAAAGCTGTCAGCGTTCAGTCGCTGCCGGAAGATATGCGCCAAATTGCCCAAGTGTCCGGCTTGATTGAGTTGCTGGAACCGAATCAGCCGTCATAA
- a CDS encoding ABC transporter substrate-binding protein: protein MISILRRGLLVLLAALPLVANAVAAPSAHDLVDRTTKELLSDLAAHKEQYKTNPSAFYDALNRIVGPVVDAEGISKSIMTVKYSRKATPEQMLRFQDNFKRSLMQFYGNALLEYNNQGITVAAAKEENDTRTSVDMQVKGNNGALYPVSYTLEKINGEWKVRNVIINGINIGKLFRDQFADAMQHNGNDLDKTINGWAGEVAKAKSTIDQAAEKPVNE, encoded by the coding sequence ATGATATCGATCTTGCGCCGTGGCCTGCTTGTATTGCTGGCTGCGCTTCCATTGGTTGCGAATGCTGTGGCCGCGCCGTCCGCCCATGATCTGGTGGATCGCACGACCAAGGAGTTGCTGAGCGATCTGGCCGCTCATAAAGAGCAATACAAAACCAATCCGAGCGCCTTTTACGATGCATTGAATCGCATCGTCGGCCCAGTAGTGGATGCCGAGGGCATCTCGAAAAGCATCATGACGGTCAAGTACTCTCGCAAAGCGACACCTGAACAAATGCTGCGTTTTCAGGATAATTTCAAGCGGAGTCTGATGCAGTTCTATGGCAACGCACTGCTCGAATACAACAATCAGGGCATTACAGTCGCCGCAGCCAAAGAAGAAAATGACACCCGCACCAGCGTCGATATGCAGGTCAAGGGCAACAACGGCGCCCTGTATCCCGTGTCCTACACACTCGAGAAAATCAACGGCGAGTGGAAAGTGCGTAACGTCATTATCAACGGCATCAACATTGGCAAGCTGTTCCGTGATCAGTTTGCTGACGCCATGCAGCACAATGGCAATGACCTTGATAAAACCATCAACGGTTGGGCGGGCGAAGTTGCCAAGGCCAAGAGCACCATCGATCAAGCGGCCGAGAAACCTGTCAATGAGTGA
- the mlaD gene encoding outer membrane lipid asymmetry maintenance protein MlaD — MQNRTLETGVGLFLLAGILALLLLALRVSGLSVSATNDSYKLYAYFDNIAGLTVRAKVTLAGVTIGKVTAIDLDRDSFTGRVTMEVEKRVNNLPSDSTASILTAGLLGEKYIGLSVGGEEALLKDGGTIHDTQSSLVLEDLIGKFLLNTVSKDAK; from the coding sequence ATGCAAAACCGCACCCTGGAAACCGGTGTCGGCCTATTCCTGCTGGCCGGGATCTTGGCTTTGCTGTTGCTGGCCTTGCGGGTCAGTGGTTTGAGCGTAAGCGCGACCAACGACAGCTATAAACTTTATGCCTACTTCGACAATATTGCCGGTTTGACTGTCAGAGCCAAGGTGACCTTGGCGGGCGTTACAATCGGCAAGGTCACTGCTATCGATCTGGATCGCGACAGTTTTACCGGTCGGGTGACAATGGAGGTTGAAAAACGGGTGAATAACCTGCCATCGGACTCCACGGCTTCCATTCTTACCGCCGGTTTGCTGGGCGAGAAGTACATCGGTCTCAGCGTGGGCGGGGAAGAGGCGCTGCTCAAAGACGGCGGCACGATCCACGATACCCAGTCGTCGCTGGTGCTGGAGGATCTGATCGGTAAATTCCTGCTCAATACTGTGAGTAAAGACGCCAAATGA
- the mlaE gene encoding lipid asymmetry maintenance ABC transporter permease subunit MlaE: MRRKSLLERIRLFGHAAIDSITVLGRSGIFLVHVLFGRGGIGGSFQLLVRQLHSIGVMSLLIIVVSGGFIGMVLALQGFNILTKYGSEQAVGQMVALTLLRELGPVVAALLFAGRAGSALTAEIGNMKSTEQLSSLEMIGVDPLKYIVAPRLWAGFISLPLLAMIFSVVGIWCGSWVAIDWLGVYEGSFWSNMQNSVSFRDDVLNGVIKSVIFAFVVTWIAVFQGYDCEPTSEGISRATTKTVVYASLAILGLDFILTALMFGDF, encoded by the coding sequence ATGCGCAGAAAGTCACTACTGGAGCGGATTCGTCTATTCGGGCACGCTGCGATCGATAGCATTACGGTGCTGGGGCGCTCGGGCATATTTCTGGTTCATGTGTTGTTCGGCCGAGGCGGCATTGGCGGCAGTTTTCAACTGCTGGTCAGGCAGCTGCATTCAATCGGCGTCATGTCCCTGCTGATCATTGTGGTCTCGGGGGGCTTCATTGGCATGGTGTTGGCGCTTCAAGGCTTCAACATCCTGACTAAATATGGCTCGGAGCAGGCCGTCGGGCAGATGGTTGCGTTGACCCTGTTGCGTGAGTTGGGGCCTGTGGTTGCGGCTCTGCTGTTCGCCGGGCGCGCGGGTTCCGCGTTGACCGCTGAAATCGGCAACATGAAATCCACTGAGCAATTGTCCAGTCTGGAAATGATTGGCGTCGATCCACTCAAGTACATCGTTGCGCCGCGTCTGTGGGCTGGTTTCATCTCTCTGCCGTTGTTGGCGATGATCTTCAGTGTGGTCGGAATCTGGTGTGGCTCCTGGGTTGCGATCGACTGGCTGGGCGTTTACGAAGGCTCATTCTGGTCAAATATGCAAAACAGCGTGTCCTTCAGGGATGACGTGCTCAATGGTGTTATTAAAAGCGTAATCTTTGCTTTTGTGGTTACCTGGATTGCCGTGTTTCAGGGTTACGACTGTGAGCCCACTTCGGAAGGGATCAGTCGTGCCACCACTAAAACAGTGGTGTATGCCTCGTTGGCCATATTAGGCCTGGACTTTATTCTGACTGCCCTGATGTTTGGAGACTTTTGA
- a CDS encoding ABC transporter ATP-binding protein: MSADNAYAVELKGVTFMRGTRSIFNNVDIRIPRGKVTGIMGPSGCGKTTLLRLMGAQLRPSKGEVWVNGQNLPKLSRSDLFDARKQMGVLFQSGALFTDLDVFENVAFPLRVHTDLPEEMIRDIVLLKLQAVGLRGAIELTPDELSGGMKRRVALARAIALDPQILMYDEPFVGQDPIAMGVLVRLIRLLNDALGITSIVVSHDLAETASIADYLYVVGDGEVLGQGTPEELMNSDNPRIHQFMTGEPDGPVPFHYPAPDYRDELLGKR, from the coding sequence ATGAGTGCCGATAACGCCTACGCGGTCGAGCTGAAGGGTGTCACCTTCATGCGCGGGACGCGCAGCATTTTCAATAATGTTGATATTCGTATTCCTCGGGGCAAGGTCACCGGCATCATGGGACCTTCCGGCTGTGGCAAAACGACCTTGCTGCGTTTGATGGGTGCGCAGTTGCGTCCCAGCAAAGGCGAAGTGTGGGTCAACGGCCAGAATCTGCCGAAATTGTCGCGCAGCGACCTGTTCGACGCACGCAAGCAAATGGGCGTGCTGTTTCAGAGTGGCGCCTTGTTCACGGACCTCGATGTGTTCGAAAACGTGGCCTTTCCGCTTCGCGTGCACACCGATTTGCCGGAAGAAATGATCCGCGACATCGTCTTGCTCAAATTGCAAGCGGTCGGACTGCGCGGTGCCATCGAGCTGACGCCCGACGAGTTGTCTGGCGGCATGAAGCGCCGTGTGGCATTGGCTCGGGCGATTGCCCTTGACCCGCAAATCCTGATGTACGACGAACCCTTCGTGGGCCAGGACCCTATTGCCATGGGGGTGCTGGTGCGCTTGATTCGGTTGCTCAACGATGCGTTGGGGATCACCAGTATTGTGGTGTCCCACGACCTTGCCGAAACAGCGAGTATCGCGGACTACCTGTATGTAGTGGGCGATGGCGAGGTATTGGGGCAGGGGACCCCCGAGGAACTGATGAACTCGGACAACCCTCGTATTCACCAATTCATGACCGGCGAACCTGATGGCCCTGTGCCATTTCACTATCCGGCACCGGATTATCGCGACGAACTTTTGGGGAAGCGCTGA
- a CDS encoding KpsF/GutQ family sugar-phosphate isomerase, which produces MSQSCDLIQTAQRTIRLEIEAVEGLLAHIDADFVRACEMILAGTGRVVVVGMGKSGHIGNKIAATLASTGTTAFFVHPAEASHGDMGMITRDDIILAISNSGSTAEIVTLLPLIKRLGIKMISLTGNPDSPLAKAAEINLNVYVTQEACPLNLAPTSSTTAALVMGDALAVALLEARGFTAEDFAFSHPGGALGRRLLLKVEHVMHTGEDLPKVQRGTLLRDALMEMTHKGLGMTAVVEADGRLAGIFTDGDLRRTLDRSIDIRQASIDEVMTLHGKTARPEMLAAEALKIMEDHKIGALIVVDKNDHPIGAFNLQDLLRAGVM; this is translated from the coding sequence ATGAGCCAATCCTGCGACCTGATTCAAACAGCACAACGCACCATCCGCCTCGAAATAGAAGCCGTAGAAGGCTTGCTGGCCCATATCGACGCAGATTTCGTACGCGCTTGCGAGATGATTCTGGCCGGTACAGGCCGTGTCGTAGTGGTCGGCATGGGCAAGTCCGGGCACATCGGCAACAAGATTGCCGCCACCCTGGCAAGCACGGGCACCACCGCGTTCTTCGTCCACCCGGCTGAAGCGAGCCATGGCGACATGGGCATGATCACCCGCGACGACATCATTCTGGCGATTTCCAACTCGGGTTCGACCGCCGAAATCGTCACCTTGCTGCCACTGATCAAACGCTTGGGCATCAAGATGATCAGCCTGACCGGCAACCCTGATTCGCCGCTGGCCAAGGCCGCAGAAATCAATCTCAACGTTTACGTCACGCAAGAGGCCTGCCCACTGAACCTGGCCCCTACGTCCTCGACTACCGCCGCACTGGTGATGGGCGACGCACTGGCGGTCGCCCTGCTCGAAGCGCGCGGGTTCACGGCGGAAGACTTTGCCTTCTCCCACCCTGGCGGCGCGCTTGGCAGACGTTTGTTGCTCAAAGTCGAACACGTCATGCATACCGGTGAAGATTTGCCAAAGGTTCAACGCGGCACGCTGCTGCGTGATGCGCTGATGGAAATGACCCACAAGGGCTTGGGCATGACTGCCGTTGTGGAGGCCGATGGCCGCCTCGCCGGGATATTTACCGACGGCGATTTGCGCAGAACCCTGGACCGCAGCATCGATATTCGTCAGGCGAGCATCGACGAAGTGATGACACTCCATGGCAAGACTGCTCGCCCCGAGATGCTTGCAGCCGAGGCGTTGAAAATCATGGAAGACCACAAAATTGGAGCCTTGATCGTGGTCGACAAGAACGACCACCCTATTGGCGCCTTCAACCTGCAAGACCTGCTGCGCGCGGGGGTTATGTAA
- the kdsC gene encoding 3-deoxy-manno-octulosonate-8-phosphatase KdsC, translated as MSEATMQDLLQRGKNIKLAIFDVDGVLTDGRLYFLEDGSEFKTFNTLDGQGIKMLIASGVHTAIISGRRTPVVERRAQNLGIQHLYQGREDKLVVLDELLAQLNLSYEQVAYLGDDLPDLPVIRRVGLGMAVANAASFVRQHAHGITQARGGEGAAREFCELILSAQGSLEAAHAAYL; from the coding sequence ATGAGCGAAGCGACGATGCAGGATCTGCTGCAACGCGGCAAGAACATCAAACTGGCCATTTTCGACGTCGATGGCGTGCTGACGGACGGACGCCTGTACTTTCTCGAAGACGGCAGTGAGTTCAAAACGTTTAATACACTCGATGGCCAAGGCATAAAAATGCTGATTGCCTCGGGCGTGCACACCGCTATCATCAGCGGGCGTCGCACACCGGTGGTCGAGCGCCGCGCGCAGAATCTGGGCATCCAGCACTTGTATCAAGGCCGCGAAGATAAACTGGTCGTTCTTGACGAACTACTTGCCCAACTCAATCTAAGCTATGAACAGGTCGCGTACTTGGGTGACGACCTGCCAGACTTGCCTGTCATTCGGCGCGTTGGCCTTGGCATGGCGGTCGCCAATGCGGCCAGTTTTGTTCGCCAACATGCCCACGGCATTACTCAGGCTCGCGGCGGCGAAGGCGCGGCGCGCGAATTTTGCGAGTTGATCCTTAGCGCTCAAGGCAGCCTTGAAGCGGCCCACGCCGCCTACTTATAG
- the lptC gene encoding LPS export ABC transporter periplasmic protein LptC → MLSKKIRRFLILGVLALMLAAAGYWNISPETFLEQRAAPVDPAAIDFYAMNAHSLQFLPDGKLQYDMTADKVEHVQISDITLLTNPDLQLYRGALFPWHVQSKKGEVSPGGTEVELIDSVRIARTDEKNRTTIITSSRMTVFPQKQYAQTEQAVRIDGFGGVSTGTGMKAYLNDGRMHLLSNVRGQYEAR, encoded by the coding sequence ATGCTGAGTAAAAAGATTCGCCGGTTTTTGATTCTGGGCGTGCTTGCGCTGATGCTGGCGGCCGCAGGCTACTGGAACATCAGCCCTGAAACCTTTCTGGAGCAGCGGGCTGCACCCGTTGACCCGGCCGCCATCGACTTTTATGCGATGAATGCTCACAGCCTGCAGTTCCTGCCGGACGGCAAGCTTCAATACGACATGACCGCCGACAAGGTCGAACATGTGCAGATTTCCGACATCACCCTGCTGACCAATCCAGATCTGCAACTGTATCGCGGCGCCCTCTTTCCCTGGCATGTCCAGAGCAAGAAGGGAGAAGTGTCTCCCGGCGGCACCGAGGTCGAGCTCATCGATTCAGTACGTATCGCACGCACTGACGAAAAAAACCGGACAACGATTATTACCAGCAGTCGAATGACTGTATTCCCACAGAAGCAATATGCGCAGACCGAGCAAGCCGTTAGAATCGACGGTTTCGGCGGCGTATCCACTGGCACGGGTATGAAAGCGTATTTGAACGACGGCAGGATGCACCTGCTGTCCAACGTAAGAGGACAGTATGAGGCTCGTTAA
- the lptA gene encoding lipopolysaccharide transport periplasmic protein LptA produces the protein MRLVKTLPFLLGLGAALGSVSAWALPTDRDQPIHIQSDDAQLDDKQGIATYKGNVIITQGSMKITGNTVTITRTPTGEVDVFTAVGNLAYYEQKPAVDKPIVQAYGVTIQYFAALDRIILIDKAKVINDGNTSEGEKIVYDTTKQIVNAGRANGAKVTAPRPRIDMVIQPKNKPAPQKAP, from the coding sequence ATGAGGCTCGTTAAAACCCTCCCTTTTTTGCTCGGTTTGGGCGCAGCACTGGGAAGCGTGAGCGCCTGGGCTTTGCCGACGGACCGCGATCAGCCTATTCATATTCAGTCTGACGATGCGCAACTCGATGACAAGCAGGGCATTGCCACCTACAAAGGCAATGTCATCATCACCCAAGGCTCCATGAAGATCACGGGCAACACCGTGACCATCACCCGGACGCCAACAGGTGAAGTCGACGTATTTACCGCCGTTGGCAATCTTGCTTACTACGAACAGAAACCTGCCGTCGACAAGCCTATCGTTCAAGCGTACGGCGTGACCATCCAGTACTTCGCCGCCCTTGACCGGATCATCCTGATCGACAAGGCCAAGGTCATCAACGACGGCAATACGTCCGAAGGCGAGAAAATCGTCTATGACACGACGAAACAAATCGTCAATGCCGGCCGCGCCAACGGAGCCAAGGTGACGGCACCACGTCCGCGGATCGACATGGTCATCCAGCCGAAAAACAAACCCGCACCGCAGAAGGCTCCGTAA
- the lptB gene encoding LPS export ABC transporter ATP-binding protein: MATLKAQHLAKSYKGRQVVRDVSLSIESGQIVGLLGPNGAGKTTCFYMIVGLVQADQGRVLIDDQDVSHQPMHGRARAGIGYLPQEASIFRKLSVADNIMAILETRKELDRTARRKELESLLQEFHISHIRDNLGMSLSGGERRRVEIARALATSPKFILLDEPFAGVDPISVGDIKQIIYHLKAKGIGVLITDHNVRDTLDICETAYIVNDGQLIAEGDSETILANQLVKEVYLGHEFRL; encoded by the coding sequence ATGGCGACGCTTAAAGCCCAGCATCTGGCTAAAAGCTATAAGGGTCGCCAGGTTGTGCGCGATGTCAGTCTCTCGATCGAGAGCGGGCAAATCGTGGGGCTGCTTGGCCCTAACGGTGCTGGCAAAACCACCTGTTTCTACATGATCGTAGGTTTGGTCCAGGCCGATCAGGGTCGCGTCTTGATCGACGATCAAGACGTCAGCCATCAACCCATGCACGGTCGCGCACGCGCCGGGATCGGCTATCTGCCGCAGGAAGCCTCGATTTTTCGCAAACTGTCGGTTGCCGATAACATCATGGCGATCCTCGAGACCCGCAAGGAACTCGACCGTACAGCGCGTCGCAAGGAGCTGGAAAGCCTGCTGCAGGAGTTCCACATCAGCCACATACGCGACAACCTGGGCATGAGCCTGTCCGGCGGTGAACGCCGTCGTGTGGAAATCGCTCGCGCCCTGGCGACTTCGCCAAAATTCATCTTGCTCGATGAACCGTTTGCCGGTGTCGACCCCATTTCCGTCGGCGATATCAAGCAAATCATTTATCACTTGAAAGCCAAGGGCATCGGCGTACTGATCACCGATCACAACGTACGTGACACCCTGGATATTTGTGAAACCGCTTACATCGTCAACGACGGGCAACTGATCGCTGAGGGTGATTCAGAAACCATTCTGGCTAACCAACTGGTTAAAGAGGTTTACCTCGGCCATGAGTTCCGCCTGTAA